The following coding sequences are from one Danaus plexippus chromosome 13 unlocalized genomic scaffold, MEX_DaPlex mxdp_15, whole genome shotgun sequence window:
- the LOC116770208 gene encoding transmembrane 9 superfamily member 3 produces MKVLYILFLLWHIANGDEHTHTYKDREQVVLWMNTVGPYHNRQETYAYFSLPFCAGTKVTIGHYHETLSEALQGVELELSGLDITFKENVPAQQFCAIELDEQSYKALVYAVKNHYWYQMYVDDLPIWGIVGEIDGDNYYIWTHKKFDIGYNGNRIVEVNLTAENKEKLVPNAKIPFTYEVNWKKRDIKFEDRFDKYLDPNFFQHRIHWFSIFNSFMMVIFLVGLVSMILMRTLRKDYARYSKDDDLDDLEKDLGDEYGWKQVHGDVFRPVPHLALFSALIGAGHQLTVVTLAVIIFTIFGELYTERGSLLSTTIFIYAATSPVNGYFGGSLYARMGGRLWIKQMLLSAFLLPVLVCGTAFFINFIAMYYHASRAIPFGSMIAVMSICTFVILPLTLVGTVLGRNLAGQPDYPCRINAVPRPIPEKKWFMEPFIIIIMGGILPFGSIFIEMYFIFTSFWAYKIYYVYGFMLLVFLILMIVTVCVTIVCTYFLLNAEDYRWQWTSFLSAGSTALYVYLYSFYYFLFKTKMYGLFQTTFYFGYMALFSLTLGIICGTVGYIGTSFFVRKIYATVKID; encoded by the coding sequence atgaaagtcctatacattttattcctTCTGTGGCATATTGCTAACGGAGATGAACATACCCATACCTACAAAGACAGAGAGCAGGTGGTGTTGTGGATGAATACGGTGGGTCCGTACCATAATCGCCAAGAGACGTATGCATACTTTTCACTGCCTTTTTGTGCTGGTACTAAAGTTACAATAGGTCATTACCATGAGACTTTATCGGAAGCTCTTCAGGGAGTCGAGTTGGAGTTAAGTGGATTGGACATCACATTCAAAGAAAATGTTCCAGCACAACAATTTTGTGCCATTGAACTTGATGAGCAGTCATATAAAGCACTTGTCTATGCCGTGAAAAACCACTACTGGTACCAAATGTACGTAGACGATCTTCCAATTTGGGGAATTGTCGGAGAAATTGATGGTGACAATTATTACATTTGGACCCACAAGAAATTCGACATTGGTTACAATGGAAATCGAATTGTTGAAGTTAACCTTACAGcggaaaataaagaaaaattagtGCCTAATGCAAAAATTCCTTTCACTTATGAAGTGAACTGGAAGAAGAGAGATATTAAGTTTGAAGatcgttttgataaatatcTGGATCCGAATTTTTTTCAACACAGGATTCATTGGTTTAGCATCTTCAACAGTTTCATGATGGTTATTTTCTTGGTAGGTCTTGTATCCATGATCCTTATGAGAACACTTCGTAAGGATTATGCCCGATACTCCAAAGATGATGATCTTGATGACTTGGAGAAAGATTTGGGAGATGAATATGGTTGGAAGCAGGTTCATGGTGATGTCTTTAGGCCTGTACCACATCTGGCATTATTCTCAGCTCTGATAGGTGCTGGACATCAGCTTACTGTTGTTACGCtagctgttattatttttactatatttggTGAGCTGTATACAGAAAGGGGATCCCTCCTATCAACAACAATATTCATTTACGCAGCGACATCACCAGTCAATGGATATTTTGGCGGTTCCTTGTACGCTAGAATGGGTGGAAGACTCTGGATCaaacaaatgttattatcTGCCTTCCTGTTGCCTGTGCTGGTTTGTGGTACAGCATTCTTCATTAACTTTATTGCAATGTATTATCATGCATCTAGAGCTATACCTTTCGGCAGTATGATTGCTGTTATGTCTATTTGCACGTTTGTGATCTTACCGTTAACCTTGGTTGGTACAGTTCTTGGACGTAATCTGGCGGGACAACCTGACTATCCGTGTCGCATTAATGCCGTACCAAGACCAATCCCTGAGAAGAAATGGTTTATGGAACCATTCATTATCATTATCATGGGTGGTATTTTACCTTTTGGGTCGATATTTATCGAAATGTATTTCATCTTCACTTCATTCTGGGCTTACAAGATTTATTATGTCTATGGATTCATGTTGCTCGTTTTTCTGATTCTGATGATTGTAACTGTGTGTGTTACAATTGTATGCACCTATTTCCTGTTGAATGCCGAGGATTACCGCTGGCAGTGGACAAGTTTCTTGTCGGCTGGAAGTACTGCATTATATGTGTACCTGTATTCATTCTATTACTTCTTGTTCAAAACAAAGATGTATGGCTTGTTTCAAACAACCTTCTATTTTGGTTATATGGCACTCTTCAGTTTAACTTTGGGAATAATCTGTGGTACTGTTGGTTATATCGGTACAAGCTTCTTTGTGAGAAAAATTTATGCAACTGTCAAGATCGATTAG